AGAAATCAAAAAAGAGTATTAAAAGGCTGACGCCAAAATTTATTGATTTACTGATTGTAAACGCAATTCTACCGCTACAATTTTGTTATGCCAAATATCAAGGTAAAGACGTTAATGAAAACATAATCAATATCATATCAAATATAAAGAAAGAAGAAAATACGGTTGTCGGTAATTTTAAAACTCATGGCCTTTCTGCTGGCAATGCACAAGAAAGTCAAGCTTTGTTGCAATTGTATAATAGTTATTGTACTCAAAACAAATGCCTACAATGTGCTGTAGGTACTAATTTATTACGCTGAAATGGTTAAATTTGGCTTTGAAGATTTTAAATAAACGCCTTAATTAGCTTTACTATTAGTTTCAAATATTACTATGAATATCTTTTATAAGTTACTTTATTATTTTCAGAAACGTGGTTTTGAGGTATGTCGAAGAATAGCTGAAAGGTTAGGTATACGGGCTAGGGTTGTTCGTACGTCTTTCATTTATCTAACATTCGTGACTTTGGGTTTTGGTTTTGCGCTCTATTTATTTTTAGCTTTTTGGTTAGGTATTAAAGACTTGGTGTATACCAAGCGTACTTCTGTTTTTGATTTATGAAATTGATGCAATTCTTTCAATCTAGAATATACATAGCACTAACTTTAATGCTTAGTGTATTGTTGATTGGTGTTTTTGGGTATCGTTTTTTATCTGATCTTACTTGGGTAGATGCGCTTTATATGACCATTATTACCGTGACGACAGTAGGTTTTTCGGAAGTGGGGCCTATGGATACTCAAGAGAAAATATTTACTGTAATACTCATCATACTTAGTGTTTTTATTTTAGCATTTTCTATTTCGGTCATTACAGAATATATTTTAAGTAGAAATTCACTACAAGAATTAAAAAAGAAAAAAGTGAAAAATAAAATTGATAATCTTTCTGGTCATGTTATTGTTTGTGGTTTTGGTAGAAACGGTATGCAGGCGGTAGAACGTTTAAAAGCTTATAAGAAACCTTTTGTTGTTATAGAGAGAGATAA
This genomic interval from Zobellia roscoffensis contains the following:
- a CDS encoding PspC domain-containing protein, which translates into the protein MNIFYKLLYYFQKRGFEVCRRIAERLGIRARVVRTSFIYLTFVTLGFGFALYLFLAFWLGIKDLVYTKRTSVFDL